One Arcobacter sp. F2176 genomic region harbors:
- a CDS encoding non-ribosomal peptide synthetase/type I polyketide synthase: MNKTYEPIAIIGTSCRLPGEINDLNDLWHKLSASYDAVVDIPSERCLQDNIYNNTPQVGKSYAKKAGLLNNIANFDAKFFGISDEEATAMDPQQRLLLEAAWHALEDSGQFKNDDLLKETGFYVGIATDDYSQIGMHKHKLDEVSTYTTLGSLRSISAGRVAYHLNLNGPVSQIDTACSSSLMAIHQACQSLRLNEADCMLAGGINLLISPQTMVELSQIKALSLSNRCSVFDNSADGYVRGEGYGLVVLKRLSDAEANNDNIIAVIKGSLTNHDGSSNGLTAPNGLAQEKLLKKTLKISNINSHEVSYVETHGTGTLFGDPIEVNSIINVYGKNRNKDNPLFLGSIKSSIGHLEAAAGVAGILKVCSSITNKQLIPNLNFSTPNPYIKWDKAPIKVIDTLKPWSNKDKELRTATMSSFGFSGTNVHMIIQEYQNNKEDLTANKLTNELYIIPISAKSLTSLKNLVKAWLEADYLTKESIANIAYSATVTRKHFEYKLLVLVKNYEDLKLKLKSWFHNKETDLLWSSINFKPLTDKCNINKNYIDIINNYFTNNHIDCEDLYGKNKISHCKLPSYTFDSKIYWWEKPYDFTIRTSDKLIENKNISYKLQWEEYSINESISTNHNIQIIADSTNNNIIKLLEKSSEESNYISQSTNEFLNTPVNKDTNYIYFIHISEDIDILENNITKIWSIVQYFNKNNSSSKIWIITEQSQHFEKDDITNINASSIWGLFRSLRIELGTSWGGIIDMPQNITKDIINKMFMCFYQQNDEDQYVLRDKKVYIPRLLPHTLDTQNVFSFDLKASYLITGGLGALGIELITYLISLGINHIILASRRGEDTLKNKKDFANKIKEWRRQGKQIDIYKLDLSNELQVSDFFENLKKESINLKGIAHLSGVISKQDLSKSPKEKDIHNFMAAKTKGAWYLHKYSQVFHLDFFLLFSSVTALFGMKDLTFYSASNAFLDALALHRSKQGLKALSINWGRFDIDGMVDNQDAKVLDTLGVAKMKTTNAFTKMTHYMEYTNNICITDVNWDKFISYFKQLSSINLFTHLLPKSNHLISTQKIETKEHFKKYFIDIIRKALKLEKNKISTTQNLFSIGLNSMLSMYIRQALEENLKLTTEATLFFKKQTIELLVEYLWEQYQNNNNNKMINTQLNNEDGKIIFLFSGQGTQYPGMGKTLYTNNEKFKQSIDYCMNFLQKEFDLDFKYILFDDKSKLLKETEYAQLSLFIIEYSLYKLWQEKNIHADYFIGHSVGEYVAACLAGVFSLEDALRLLKVRGKLMQSLENHGDMMVVFDSFENIPTLPNSLDIAAINSPWQTVISGNINHLKNYEKKLSEKNIKTQLLNTQKAFHSSLMMPILKEFQKFASTITYKSPNIPIITNINATVAKEDIACAKYWVDHIINTVQFAPSIQKAYEKGCRYFIEVGPGSVLKNLAEENIIQKNIKCHYFNSLINEDKPKEYLLKQQEKLKLSQKSLINHKDDSIKENLLRPIIHNEQDKFKPFALTSMQHAYWLGRNEEIAEGGVAIHMYLELDIKYFNKENFTNAWKTLVERHDMLHAIVDRNGEQQILKQIPEFSILEHSLKNKDENEKEIYLQDIRHELSHQNVSLEKWPQSEIRITKLDDNNSRVHISIDGWTIDGWSYQVLFHELHELYHNPKLTLPTINISFRDYVLQLKEIENSAFYQKHLTKWRERLKVLPKAPQLPMNKNKTNTNRFKRWEYFINKEQYASLKKYASDKSLTTVTTLLSAYAWVLSRYSKEQDITLNIPRFNRLPLHSDINRVIGEFASFTLLACTRKEDTTFNEYANKIQKQLWEDVENPWVPGVTLLRELAKISNQSNTMMPFVFTNMPEESLDGKKLEFLNEWSKSADIPYFLTQTPQVQVDCQYHDKDDGLFVFWDVLIDKFEPEIIDNLFSSYIDLIQNLSSSDKAWNQNSLPMKKSSSLIANEEQIPKQGLYEQFTNTAQKNKKNIAIYSENKTLTYEDLYIKSQKLGTYIKNNINFKNETPTIAIIMNKGWQQIVAVMGTLANGAIFLPLDSNLPKDRMQYALQNANTKMVISKENQISQIKEKLENIDIPLISIDDESLYKTSEAILPIKYEDLVCIIYTSGSTGLPKGVMVTQKALINNINYTNNRFKVDTNDAILSLTPIYHDLVLFDIFGALTAGASIVIPEEEKRKDPEHWLALIKQYRVSIWNSVPTMMEMLIKFSSTKQIQNKQLLSSLRLCILGGDWIPLTIPPGLKELNTKTTLVSIGGPTETTVWNIMYEIKEFDTNWKSIPYGKPITNTTYYILNDLLEECPIGVTGELYVSGISLAAGYINDLEKTQEVFINHPKTKERMYKTGDLGRLLSNGLIEFMGRSDNQVQISGYRIELSEIESLAHKQIEINRAQALLIKDNYTPHIALVYSCNDGDISENKLKEQLKASLPQEMIPKKLLKIKQFPLTVNGKIDRKALIQLLNTKNEQHVHTKRIVENEIQKHLMSLWQKHLQRENIGLYENFFEAGGNSLLATELFIQIRQEFPIIDSVVLLYEHTSIYELSQFIEKQTTVKNVAKKNTRGLQRRKRLLAKN, encoded by the coding sequence ATGAATAAAACATATGAACCTATTGCTATTATAGGAACCTCTTGTCGTTTACCAGGAGAAATTAATGATTTAAATGATCTTTGGCATAAATTAAGTGCTTCTTATGATGCAGTTGTTGATATTCCAAGTGAACGTTGTTTACAAGATAATATTTATAATAACACACCACAAGTTGGTAAAAGTTATGCAAAAAAAGCTGGATTACTTAATAATATAGCTAACTTTGATGCAAAATTTTTTGGTATTTCAGATGAAGAAGCTACTGCAATGGATCCACAACAGAGACTATTACTTGAAGCAGCTTGGCATGCATTAGAAGATTCAGGTCAATTTAAAAATGACGATTTATTAAAGGAAACAGGATTCTATGTAGGTATTGCTACAGACGATTATAGCCAAATAGGAATGCATAAGCACAAATTAGATGAAGTTAGTACATATACTACATTAGGATCATTAAGATCAATTAGTGCAGGTCGAGTAGCATATCATCTTAATCTAAATGGTCCTGTTAGTCAAATAGACACTGCTTGTTCTTCTTCACTCATGGCAATTCATCAAGCGTGCCAAAGTTTACGTTTAAATGAGGCAGATTGTATGTTGGCTGGTGGAATCAACTTATTAATATCCCCTCAAACTATGGTTGAACTAAGTCAAATAAAAGCATTATCCTTAAGTAACCGTTGTAGTGTTTTTGATAATAGTGCAGATGGCTATGTAAGAGGAGAAGGTTATGGATTAGTTGTATTAAAAAGATTAAGTGATGCAGAAGCAAACAACGACAATATTATTGCTGTAATCAAAGGCTCTTTAACTAACCATGATGGATCAAGTAATGGATTAACTGCACCAAATGGTTTAGCACAAGAAAAACTTCTTAAAAAAACTCTTAAAATTTCAAATATTAATTCACATGAAGTTAGCTATGTTGAAACTCATGGGACAGGAACACTATTTGGTGACCCCATAGAAGTAAACAGTATTATTAATGTATATGGGAAAAATAGAAATAAAGATAATCCACTATTTTTAGGTTCAATTAAAAGTAGTATTGGACATTTAGAAGCAGCCGCTGGTGTTGCAGGAATACTGAAAGTTTGCTCTTCAATAACAAATAAGCAATTAATTCCAAATTTAAATTTTTCAACACCTAATCCTTATATTAAGTGGGACAAGGCTCCTATTAAAGTTATTGATACTTTAAAACCTTGGTCTAACAAGGATAAAGAACTAAGAACTGCTACTATGAGTTCATTTGGCTTTAGTGGAACAAATGTACATATGATTATTCAAGAGTATCAAAATAATAAAGAAGATTTAACAGCAAATAAATTAACAAATGAACTTTATATAATACCAATATCAGCAAAAAGCTTAACTTCATTAAAAAATTTAGTAAAGGCATGGTTAGAGGCAGATTATTTAACAAAGGAATCTATTGCTAATATAGCATATAGTGCTACTGTTACTAGAAAACATTTTGAATATAAACTACTAGTTCTAGTAAAAAACTATGAAGATTTAAAACTTAAGTTAAAATCTTGGTTCCATAATAAAGAAACAGATTTATTATGGAGCAGTATTAATTTTAAACCACTTACTGATAAGTGCAATATTAATAAAAACTACATTGATATTATAAATAACTACTTTACAAATAATCATATTGATTGTGAAGATTTATATGGTAAGAATAAAATTTCCCATTGTAAGCTACCTAGTTATACCTTTGATAGTAAAATCTACTGGTGGGAAAAACCATATGATTTTACCATAAGAACTTCTGATAAATTAATAGAAAATAAAAATATATCATATAAATTACAATGGGAAGAATATAGCATAAATGAAAGCATATCAACTAATCATAATATACAAATAATTGCAGATAGTACAAATAACAATATAATTAAACTATTAGAAAAAAGTTCTGAAGAATCAAATTATATAAGTCAAAGTACAAATGAATTTTTAAATACACCTGTTAATAAAGATACAAATTATATTTATTTTATTCATATAAGTGAAGACATAGATATACTTGAAAATAACATAACTAAGATATGGTCTATAGTACAATATTTTAATAAAAATAATAGCTCATCTAAAATATGGATTATTACAGAGCAATCACAACATTTTGAAAAAGATGATATTACCAATATAAATGCCTCTTCAATTTGGGGATTATTTCGCTCATTAAGAATAGAGCTAGGAACTAGTTGGGGTGGAATAATTGATATGCCTCAAAATATAACAAAAGATATTATAAATAAGATGTTTATGTGCTTTTATCAGCAAAACGATGAAGATCAATATGTACTTCGGGATAAAAAAGTATATATACCTAGATTATTACCACATACATTAGATACACAAAATGTTTTCTCTTTTGATTTAAAAGCCTCATATCTTATTACGGGTGGGTTAGGCGCTTTAGGAATAGAATTAATAACTTACTTAATTTCTTTAGGAATTAATCATATTATTCTAGCTTCAAGAAGAGGAGAAGATACCTTAAAAAATAAGAAAGATTTTGCTAATAAAATTAAAGAATGGAGAAGACAAGGAAAACAAATTGATATTTATAAATTAGACCTTAGTAATGAACTTCAAGTATCAGATTTTTTTGAAAATCTGAAAAAAGAAAGTATTAATTTAAAAGGGATAGCCCACCTTTCTGGTGTTATTAGCAAACAAGATTTAAGTAAAAGTCCAAAAGAAAAAGATATTCATAATTTTATGGCTGCAAAAACTAAAGGGGCTTGGTATTTACATAAATATTCACAAGTATTTCATTTAGATTTCTTTTTATTATTCTCTTCAGTTACAGCCCTATTTGGGATGAAAGATTTAACTTTTTATAGTGCAAGTAATGCTTTTTTAGACGCTTTAGCTTTACATCGAAGTAAACAAGGATTAAAAGCACTATCAATAAACTGGGGAAGATTTGATATAGATGGTATGGTTGATAATCAAGATGCTAAAGTATTAGATACATTAGGTGTTGCTAAAATGAAAACAACAAATGCTTTTACAAAAATGACTCATTATATGGAATATACCAATAATATTTGTATAACAGATGTAAATTGGGACAAATTTATATCTTATTTTAAACAATTATCTAGCATTAATTTATTTACTCATTTATTACCTAAGTCAAATCATCTAATAAGTACTCAAAAAATTGAAACAAAAGAACACTTTAAGAAATATTTTATTGATATTATTAGGAAAGCACTAAAACTAGAAAAAAATAAAATATCAACAACACAAAACTTATTCTCAATAGGTCTTAACTCTATGCTTTCAATGTATATTAGACAAGCACTTGAAGAGAATTTGAAACTAACAACAGAAGCCACATTATTTTTTAAAAAACAAACTATAGAGCTATTGGTTGAATATTTATGGGAACAATACCAAAACAATAACAATAATAAAATGATTAATACTCAATTAAATAATGAAGATGGGAAAATTATATTTTTATTTAGTGGTCAAGGTACCCAATATCCAGGAATGGGAAAAACACTTTATACTAATAATGAAAAGTTTAAACAATCAATTGATTATTGTATGAATTTTTTACAAAAAGAATTTGACTTAGATTTTAAATATATTTTATTTGATGATAAATCTAAGTTATTAAAAGAAACAGAATATGCTCAATTATCCTTATTTATTATTGAATATTCATTATATAAATTATGGCAAGAAAAAAATATTCATGCTGATTATTTTATAGGGCATAGTGTAGGAGAATATGTTGCAGCTTGCCTTGCTGGAGTATTTAGCCTTGAAGATGCATTAAGATTGCTAAAAGTTCGGGGAAAACTTATGCAAAGCTTAGAAAACCATGGTGATATGATGGTAGTTTTTGATTCATTTGAAAACATACCTACTCTTCCGAATTCTTTAGATATAGCTGCTATAAATAGCCCTTGGCAAACTGTTATATCTGGGAATATAAATCATCTTAAAAATTATGAAAAAAAATTATCAGAAAAGAATATAAAAACACAATTATTAAATACACAAAAAGCCTTCCACTCAAGTTTAATGATGCCTATACTAAAAGAGTTCCAAAAATTTGCAAGTACAATTACTTATAAAAGTCCCAATATACCAATTATTACTAATATTAATGCTACTGTGGCTAAAGAAGATATTGCTTGTGCAAAATATTGGGTAGATCATATTATAAATACTGTCCAATTTGCGCCAAGTATTCAAAAAGCTTATGAAAAAGGTTGTAGATACTTCATTGAAGTTGGGCCTGGTAGTGTTCTTAAAAATTTAGCAGAAGAAAACATAATACAAAAAAATATCAAGTGTCATTATTTTAATTCATTGATTAATGAAGATAAGCCTAAAGAATATTTACTAAAACAACAAGAAAAATTAAAATTATCTCAAAAAAGTTTAATTAATCATAAAGATGATTCCATAAAAGAAAATTTATTAAGACCAATTATACATAATGAACAAGATAAATTTAAACCTTTTGCTTTAACTTCTATGCAACATGCTTATTGGTTAGGAAGAAATGAGGAAATTGCAGAAGGTGGTGTTGCTATCCACATGTATTTAGAACTTGATATAAAATATTTTAATAAAGAAAATTTTACAAATGCATGGAAAACACTTGTTGAAAGACATGATATGTTACATGCTATAGTTGATAGAAATGGAGAGCAACAAATATTAAAACAAATTCCTGAATTTTCTATTCTAGAGCACTCTTTAAAAAATAAAGATGAAAATGAAAAAGAAATATATTTACAAGATATACGACATGAGTTATCTCATCAAAATGTATCTCTTGAAAAATGGCCTCAATCTGAAATAAGAATAACTAAACTTGATGATAATAATTCAAGGGTACATATTAGTATTGATGGATGGACTATTGATGGGTGGAGTTATCAAGTTTTATTCCACGAATTACATGAACTATACCATAATCCAAAATTAACACTACCTACAATCAATATTAGCTTTAGAGATTATGTTTTGCAATTAAAAGAGATAGAAAATAGTGCCTTTTATCAAAAACACTTGACAAAATGGAGAGAACGATTAAAAGTATTACCCAAAGCTCCCCAATTACCTATGAATAAGAATAAAACTAATACTAATCGTTTTAAACGTTGGGAGTATTTTATAAATAAAGAACAATATGCATCATTAAAAAAATATGCTAGTGATAAGTCCTTAACAACAGTAACCACCCTACTTTCAGCTTATGCTTGGGTTCTTAGTCGCTATAGTAAAGAACAAGATATTACACTTAATATACCACGATTTAATCGTTTACCATTACACTCTGATATTAATCGTGTTATAGGAGAATTTGCTAGTTTTACTTTACTTGCTTGTACAAGAAAAGAAGATACAACATTTAATGAATATGCTAATAAAATACAAAAACAACTATGGGAAGATGTGGAAAACCCTTGGGTTCCCGGAGTTACTTTATTAAGGGAATTAGCAAAAATTTCTAATCAATCAAATACAATGATGCCTTTTGTTTTTACAAATATGCCAGAAGAGAGTCTTGATGGGAAAAAATTAGAATTTTTAAATGAATGGAGCAAAAGTGCAGATATTCCATACTTCTTAACTCAAACACCTCAAGTACAAGTTGATTGTCAATACCATGATAAAGATGATGGACTATTTGTATTTTGGGATGTTTTAATAGATAAATTCGAACCTGAAATAATTGATAATTTATTCTCTAGTTATATTGATTTAATACAAAACTTATCATCTTCTGACAAAGCGTGGAATCAAAACTCTTTACCTATGAAAAAAAGTTCATCTCTTATTGCAAATGAAGAACAAATACCAAAACAAGGCCTATATGAACAATTTACAAATACTGCACAAAAAAATAAAAAAAATATTGCTATTTATAGTGAAAATAAAACATTAACTTATGAAGACCTATATATTAAATCTCAAAAATTAGGAACTTATATTAAAAATAATATAAACTTCAAAAATGAAACTCCTACAATAGCAATTATTATGAACAAAGGATGGCAACAAATTGTAGCTGTCATGGGTACACTTGCAAATGGAGCTATATTTTTACCTTTAGATAGCAATCTACCAAAAGATAGAATGCAATATGCTTTACAAAATGCAAATACAAAAATGGTAATAAGTAAAGAAAATCAAATATCTCAAATCAAAGAAAAACTTGAAAATATAGATATACCTTTAATCTCTATTGACGATGAAAGCCTCTACAAAACAAGTGAAGCAATTTTACCTATAAAATATGAAGATTTAGTTTGCATTATTTATACATCTGGTTCAACAGGTTTACCAAAAGGTGTTATGGTCACTCAAAAAGCACTTATCAACAATATAAATTATACTAATAATAGGTTTAAGGTAGATACAAATGATGCTATTTTATCACTCACTCCTATATACCATGACTTAGTATTATTTGATATATTTGGGGCACTTACAGCAGGTGCTAGTATTGTAATACCAGAAGAGGAAAAAAGAAAAGATCCAGAACATTGGCTTGCTCTCATTAAACAATATAGAGTAAGCATATGGAATAGCGTACCAACTATGATGGAAATGTTAATTAAATTTAGTAGTACAAAGCAAATCCAAAATAAACAACTATTATCATCTCTTAGATTATGTATTCTGGGAGGTGATTGGATTCCACTTACTATTCCACCTGGATTAAAAGAGTTAAATACAAAAACTACACTTGTAAGTATTGGAGGGCCTACTGAAACTACTGTATGGAATATTATGTATGAAATTAAAGAGTTTGACACTAATTGGAAGAGTATTCCTTATGGAAAACCTATTACAAATACAACATATTATATTTTAAATGATTTATTAGAAGAATGTCCAATTGGCGTAACTGGTGAGTTATATGTAAGTGGTATTAGTTTAGCAGCTGGGTATATTAATGATTTAGAAAAAACTCAAGAAGTTTTTATTAATCATCCTAAAACAAAAGAACGTATGTACAAAACAGGAGATTTAGGAAGATTACTTTCTAATGGTCTGATTGAATTTATGGGAAGAAGTGATAATCAAGTTCAAATATCAGGTTATCGTATTGAACTTAGCGAAATAGAATCATTAGCACATAAACAAATAGAAATTAATAGAGCACAAGCCTTATTAATAAAAGATAATTATACTCCCCATATTGCTTTAGTTTATAGTTGTAATGATGGTGATATTTCAGAAAATAAATTAAAAGAACAACTTAAAGCCTCTCTTCCACAAGAAATGATTCCGAAAAAACTACTTAAAATAAAACAATTTCCATTAACTGTTAATGGGAAAATAGACAGAAAGGCTCTAATTCAATTATTAAATACTAAAAATGAACAACATGTCCATACTAAAAGAATAGTTGAAAATGAAATTCAAAAACACTTAATGAGTCTATGGCAAAAGCATTTACAAAGAGAAAATATTGGCTTATATGAAAATTTCTTTGAAGCAGGAGGTAACTCATTATTAGCAACAGAGTTATTTATCCAAATACGTCAAGAATTTCCAATAATTGACTCAGTTGTACTTCTTTATGAACATACAAGTATATACGAATTATCTCAATTTATTGAAAAACAAACAACAGTAAAAAATGTAGCAAAAAAGAATACAAGAGGGCTACAACGTCGTAAAAGATTATTAGCAAAAAATTGA